In a genomic window of Trichoderma atroviride chromosome 4, complete sequence:
- a CDS encoding uncharacterized protein (BUSCO:EOG092D02MN) → MTATPTPEQRELQLIDNVEFKILGVANVEDKLCDLLGRYLAPIILKADSSHASVRVKVIQVLARLRTFIQPPSVVLPVKALLEQYKSNDSNVIKQLDLPFIQHSLGRLDEHDRQALVPIALRGCSKDEGLSRAPAFFNIILQLLIDVRLPSRGSKEDEALRASIGLEDEADAKYLAKMLSIFLRLRPPTPSKTLAESNPTFSQEEITFFSVEGAGTVKIFQNISQLRVKVVTFLASAAFTDEEKFLPALYASSSPDTRVASSAEEIIKRTSISFENKDLVKRLFEAHARLPAAYRTRILTLLSKSAIATSMSEHIMNVIKLDFLPAFRQDSSTDALQPSSSLERTKLHKALFQFLSWVAQVGPSNKDFSIGPNLIKSMQSYIESQGWPVPVQISHDETQLRSRGYETIGMLARSAAMPFEARVDLAGWLFQSLSEDPTNDAVVNIDGALSSLTSNIPKHTADEDPKLRNMLLKYMSLTEKAPAVRSTRHAVVKWANECLSFTNIDARWINFMAIAGRPNERSDVIEQGQKGLDPWTYYAHSELAPVLPDWREMVLKYFHIASELQPEADSEAGRGSIVRPNDSVFANFKGDAIRAFPHVIQYCKQMMFLSALENFDIQPDWMQSLSAHINTNVNSRQKIRAHLRYGDPSFLKVFLSACLIGSSVEDAPIAEESLRSFVEVASLAPFRVVGEFAKNNIARLLPLIKSNKSEIRQLSARAVGILAAHPVVDIDEVQNWSLTLNALFEKATTAVGPDLNAAEGAIVAYGHLASRSVFYNHASVADWKYPLHILVEDNVAPSLFDAVIESCTHLWLARLAIPPKERDISLDNIIKKLSEKAKKGNEKAIVALGMLAASIPDSELPESPASWSEGPVGAILTALFALHEIKRVEVQFAVGDAITIAIARWDSNYVKLMVDVEWRSRNFQAKARSHLLTSVLDKLFEDCKATKPSLLKASGIWLFCIVQYCSDLTEVTSRLRQAQAAFMRLLSSRDELVQETASRGLNLVHERGDNELKAALVNDLVSAFTGSTTQLKVEHETELFEPGALPTGEGSSVSSYKDIVNLANEVGDQGLVYKFMSLANNAATWSTRSAFGRFGLTNILSDSAIDPKIYPKLFRYRFDPNTNVQRAMNEIWKALVKDPKTVMETHFDAIMEELLKGILGREWRMREASCAAISDILTGVPFHQYEKFYGDIWTKAVKVLDDVKGSVREAAFRLCRGLSTTLVRQLEEGTHESSANAMMEKALPFMLSEKAAESSVQEVQAFAIITIIKTARHGGKHLKPFIPEMIPKLLGLLSTIEPERINYYYQRVGEDSREQIDKLRSRMVNASPISEAIDNILRFVDEDVMAELAPRLEATIKTAIGMPTKIGCSRVLTTLFTRHTNEIKSVSTRFLELLGKQVLDKNDEVSQAYARAAAYIMRVVSDNAKQRFSERMLNLYLQSEEESRRQKVADVIVSLAKVSPDHFSTQETLLLPFSYLGSHDVDEYTGKVFKEVWEQHSGSNRTVVRYVPEIVDLIERCLATTQWSLRHTGAFTVAAMVSDVASASDTTGAIGEANLKAIWPVLEKALALKTFPGKEKLLESFPDFVEKGQSLWRFNADIAAQMKKIVIREAKRNNDDYRAHAFRCLWRFAKLADNIDMLQDIIDIVTPHLEDFKDENKMDVDSKEETVIKTAKNGLEAVARGYSRSSDRRAYAVAIQIIKALEPFLSDPKFNVIKREVWYESVIDLMKDLAASEPAADPASTDGDGILQAYLSSLDVDKAEVGIESQRLKRAEAVSATLLTYSSGVFGKSTAQLDEFVAAVNKAKIEERNPEIQKAWQRVLVELEEARV, encoded by the exons ATGACGGCCACACCTACTCCTGAGCAGCGAGAGCTGCAGTTGATAGACAACGTTGAGTTCAAGATTCTCGGCGTTGCAAACGTCGAGGACAAGCTCTGTGATCTTTTGGGCCGCTATTTGGCGCCCATCATTCTCAAGGCGGACAGCAGTCATGCCTCTGTGCGAGTCAAA GTTATCCAAGTTCTAGCAAGGCTGAGAACATTTATCCAGCCTCCAAG TGTCGTTCTACCCGTAAAAGCTCTACTTGAGCAGTACAAGTCGAATGACTCCAATGTCATCAAGCAGCTTGATCTGCCATTCATCCAGCACAGCCTTGGTCGTCTCGATGAACATGACAGGCAAGCCTTGGTTCCTATTGCACTACGAGGATGTTCAAAGGACGAGGGCCTAAGCAGAGCACCTGCTTTCTTTAACATcattcttcaacttcttATTGATGTCCGTCTACCTTCACGCGGAAGCAAGGAGGATGAAGCTTTGAGAGCTTCTATCGGATTAGAAGATGAGGCAGACGCCAAGTACCTCGCCAAGATgctgtccatcttcttgcgTTTGCGGCCTCCTACTCCAAGCAAGACGCTTGCTGAGTCAAACCCCACCTTCTCTCAGGAGGAaatcaccttcttctccgtcgaGGGCGCTGGAACCGTCAAGATATTCCAGAATATTTCTCAGCTTAGAGTCAAAGTGGTTACGTTCCTTGCTAGCGCAGCTTTCACAGACGAGGAAAAGTTTCTACCTGCATTATATGCCTCTTCCAGTCCAGATACAAGGGTAGCATCTTCAGCAGAGGAAATCATTAAGCGGACCTCGATTTCATTTGAGAACAAAGACTTGGTCAAGAGGTTGTTCGAAGCTCATGCCCGGCTTCCCGCTGCCTATCGCACGCGAATTCTTACCCTCCTCTCCAAATCGGCTATTGCTACGTCAATGTCTGAGCACATCATGAACGTTATCAAGCTGGACTTTTTGCCAGCTTTCAGGCAAGACTCTTCCACAGACGCACTCCAGCCGTCGAGCTCCCTGGAAAGAACAAAGCTGCACAAAGCTCTGTTCCAATTTCTGTCATGGGTCGCTCAAGTAGGCCCGTCCAACAAAGACTTCTCGATCGGCCCAAACCTCATTAAGAGCATGCAAAGCTATATCGAGTCACAAGGATGGCCTGTTCCTGTGCAGATATCTCACGATGAGACCCAGCTTCGCTCGAGAGGCTATGAAACCATTGGAATGCTCGCGCGCTCCGCTGCTATGCCTTTCGAAGCACGAGTTGACTTGGCTGGTTGGCTCTTCCAATCACTATCTGAAGATCCTACCAATGACGCCGTGGTGAACATTGATGGAGCACTCTCAAGCTTGACATCAAATATCCCCAAACACACTGCTGATGAAGACCCAAAGTTGAGGAACATGCTTCTCAAATACATGTCTCTTACTGAAAAAGCGCCCGCTGTACGAAGCACTCGCCATGCAGTTGTCAAGTGGGCCAATGAATGTCTGTCGTTTACAAACATTGATGCTCGCTGGATAAACTTTATGGCCATCGCCGGCCGTCCCAACGAGAGAAGTGATGTGATTGAGCAAGGACAAAAGGGTCTGGATCCCTGGACCTACTACGCCCACAGCGAGCTGGCTCCAGTTCTACCCGACTGGCGCGAGATGGTTCTCAAGTACTTCCACATTGCTTCTGAACTTCAACCCGAAGCTGATTCCGAGGCTGGTCGCGGGTCGATAGTCCGCCCTAATGACAGCGTATTTGCCAATTTCAAAGGCGATGCAATCCGTGCTTTTCCTCATGTCATTCAGTATTGCAAGCAGATGATGTTTCTTTCAGCTCTTGAGAATTTCGATATTCAGCCGGATTGGATGCAGTCGCTCAGCGCCCATATCAATACAAACGTCAATTCTCGCCAAAAGATCCGAGCTCATTTGAGATACGGAGACCCGAGTTTTCTCAAGGTCTTTCTGAGTGCTTGTCTCATTGGCTCTTCTGTCGAGGATGCTCCGATAGCAGAGGAGAGTCTTCGGTCTTTTGTCGAAGTCGCTTCTCTAGCTCCGTTCAGGGTTGTTGGAGAATTTGCCAAGAACAATATTGCTCGCCTATTGCCTCTTATTAAATCTAATAAGAGCGAGATAAGGCAATTGAGCGCGAGAGCTGTTGGTATCCTGGCAGCTCATCCGGTTGTGGACATTGACGAGGTTCAGAATTGGAGTCTAACTCTCAATGCTTTGTTTGAGAAAGCTACAACGGCAGTTGGGCCAGATCTCAACGCCGCTGAAGGAGCAATAGTTGCCTACGGCCACCTGGCATCTCGATCCGTCTTCTACAACCATGCATCCGTGGCTGATTGGAAATATCCCCTTCATATCCTTGTCGAGGACAATGTCGCGCCATCTCTGTTTGATGCAGTGATCGAGTCCTGCACTCATCTGTGGCTGGCGAGACTTGCAATCCCTCCGAAAGAAAGAGACATTTCCCTCGACAatatcatcaagaagctttctgagaaagcaaagaagggaAATGAGAAAGCGATCGTTGCGCTTGGAATGCTAGCTGCAAGCATCCCGGATTCAGAGCTTCCCGAATCGCCAGCTTCATGGTCAGAAGGTCCAGTCGGAGCCATCTTGACAGCGTTGTTCGCTCTTCATGAAATCAAGAGAGTTGAAGTTCAATTCGCCGTTGGCGATGCTATAACTATTGCAATTGCTCGCTGGGATTCGAATTATGTGAAGCTGATGGTGGATGTGGAATGGCGAAGCCGCAACTTCCAAGCCAAAGCCCGAAGCCATCTGCTCACGAGTGTCCTGGACAAATTGTTCGAAGATTGCAAGGCTACCAAGCCATCTCTCTTGAAAGCTTCTGGCATCTGGCTCTTCTGCATCGTCCAATACTGCTCTGATCTCACAGAGGTGACTTCCCGCCTACGGCAAGCACAGGCCGCTTTTATGCGCCTACTCAGCTCAAGGGACGAACTCGTCCAAGAAACCGCCTCGCGTGGTCTGAATCTAGTGCATGAGCGTGGAGACAATGAACTCAAGGCCGCCTTGGTTAATGACCTTGTGTCTGCATTTACAGGATCGACCACCCAGCTCAAAGTGGAACATGAAACCGAGCTATTTGAGCCTGGAGCGCTACCAACTGGTGAAGGCAGCTCAGTTTCCTCCTACAAGGACATTGTCAACCTCGCAAACGAAGTTGGTGACCAGGGTCTTGTTTACAAGTTCATGTCTTTGGCCAACAACGCGGCTACTTGGTCGACAAGATCCGCATTCGGACGCTTTGGTCTCACTAATATCCTCTCAGATTCTGCAATCGACCCCAAGATATATCCGAAGCTCTTCAGATACCGATTTGATCCGAATACCAATGTTCAACGAGCCATGAACGAGATTTGGAAAGCGTTGGTCAAAGATCCAAAGACGGTTATGGAAACCCATTTCGACGCCATCATGGAAGAGCTCCTCAAGGGCATCTTAGGACGAGAATGGAGAATGCGGGAAGCCAGCTGTGCTGCCATTTCCGACATTTTGACTGGTGTCCCATTCCACCAATACGAGAAGTTTTATGGAGATATTTGGACAAAGGCTGTCAAGGTCCTCGACGATGTGAAGGGAAGCGTCAGGGAGGCAGCTTTTAGACTTTGCAGAGGCCTTTCTACTACTCTCGTTCGACAGTTGGAAGAGGGAACTCACGAGTCATCCGCCAATGCtatgatggagaaggcgcTGCCTTTCATGCTTTCTGaaaaagctgcagagagCTCGGTCCAAGAGGTCCAGGCGTTTGCTATCATCACAATTATCAAGACTGCACGCCACGGCGGTAAGCACTTGAAGCCGTTTATCCCGGAGATGATCCCCAAGCTTCTGGGACTTTTGAGCACCATTGAACCTGAGCGAATCAATTACTACTATCAACGAGTCGGCGAGGATAGCCGAGAGCAGATTGATAAATTGCGATCCAGAATGGTCAATGCTTCTCCCATCTCGGAAGCCATCGATAACATCCTTCGCTTCGTTGATGAGGACGTGATGGCAGAGCTCGCTCCACGCCTTGAAGCAACTATCAAGACTGCCATAGGAATGCCTACCAAgattggctgcagcagagtcTTGACAACTCTCTTTACCCGCCATACGAACGAAATCAAATCTGTGTCTACTCGATTTTTGGAACTATTGGGCAAGCAGGTTCTGGACAAGAACGATGAAGTCAGCCAAGCCTATGCGCGTGCCGCTGCATATATCATGCGAGTCGTCTCAGACAACGCCAAGCAGCGATTCTCGGAGCGCATGTTGAATCTTTATCTCCAATCGGAAGAGGAGAGTCGCCGCCAGAAAGTTGCGGATGTTATTGTTTCTCTGGCAAAGGTGTCCCCTGACCACTTCAGCACCCAGGAGACGCTCTTACTGCCATTTTCTTATCTTGGTTCtcatgatgttgatgaataCACCGGCAAAGTATTCAAAGAAGTGTGGGAGCAGCATTCTGGCAGCAACCGAACCGTTGTTCGCTATGTGCCAGAGATTGTCGACCTCATTGAACGCTGTCTGGCTACGACTCAGTGGTCACTGAGACACACTGGTGCCTTTACAGTGGCTGCCATGGTATCGGATGTAGCCAGCGCCAGTGACACTACGGGCGCAATTGGAGAGGCCAACTTGAAGGCCATATGGCCAGTCCTTGAAAAGGCCCTCGCTCTCAAAACCTTCCCCGGCAAGGAAAAGCTTCTGGAATCATTCCCTGATTTTGTTGAGAAGGGTCAATCTCTATGGAGATTCAACGCTGATATTGCGGCCCAAATGAAGAAAATTGTTATTCGCGAGGCGAAGCGGAACAACGACGACTACCGTGCCCATGCTTTCCGCTGCTTGTGGCGATTTGCGAAACTAGCGGATAACATTGACATGTTGCAAGACATTATCGATATTGTGACGCCTCATTTGGAGGACTTCAAGGACGAGAATAAGATGGACGTGGATTCCAAGGAAGAAACTGTCATCAAGACTGCGAAGAATGGACTGGAGGCAGTCGCACGTGGATACAGTCGCTCATCAGACAGACGAGCCTATGCCGTTGCCATTCAAATCATCAAGGCCCTTGAGCCTTTCCTTTCGGATCCGAAGTTCAACGTGATCAAGCGAGAGGTGTGGTATGAATCAGTCATTGACTTGATGAAGGATCTTGCGGCGTCTGAGCCTGCAGCAGATCCCGCTTCAACCGATGGAGATGGTATTCTGCAGGCATATCTTAGTAGCCTGGATGTCGATAAGGCGGAAGTTGGCATCGAATCTCAGCGACTCAAGAGAGCCGAGGCGGTCTCGGCGACGCTCCTGACTTATTCCAGTGGCGTGTTTGGCAAATCAACTGCACAGCTGGATGAATTTGTGGCGGCAGTGAACAAAGCCAAGATCGAAGAACGCAATCCAGAGATTCAAAAGGCTTGGCAAAGAGTATTGGTGGAATTGGAGGAAGCTCGTGTCTAA
- a CDS encoding uncharacterized protein (BUSCO:EOG092D3M40) — protein MEESIQHFTDITGASVDVARGFLEITGGDYQRAIELFFESPDLVGAGVSSNPPTTSTSRPPVPRRTNIGREDASGVIHIPSDDEDEDDVDMQFNDDDAFDADEDERVAAAQAAAYAQEEEDAAMAKRLQEELYQESGPAGGDVRAPIARTTETLVAPDPSWGAEESSAILEQLRRRRQAPLVASRGPFGHRIWGDDTRRAAPAGDDDTTSAHARRLEDLFRPPYELMARLSWDEARTLGKEDKKWIMVNLQDMSDFGCQMLNRDIWKDRAVKELVNENFIFLQFDKEYPDAEEYITFYFPNRSHENPDNYPHVSIVDPRTGEQVKVWSGKPFPNANEFHAEVAEFLDRYSLAANSKNPVARAQARKPQVVDVDRMTEDEMLEMALKNSLAGAQSGASGSGSGSTPSVLDPDALTKEEATKSEEQEPQSPFAHISSVNPHVEPDNNPSTTTRIQFRHPDGRIIRRFNLQDPVRRIYEWLKAEPLPGKEGIVFELKQMPQGQDLIESLDSTIEEAGLKQGTVMIELITDE, from the exons ATGGAGGAGAGCATTCAGCACTTCACTGACATTACCGGGGCGAGCGTCGATGTGGCTCGAGGTTTCCTAGAGATCACGGGAGGAGACTACCAGCGGGCCatcgagctcttcttcgagAGCCCAGATTTGGTCGGAGCTGGCGTATCCAGCAACCCTCCCACTACCTCGACATCTCGCCCCCCTGTACCACGGAGAACCAACATTGGCAGAGAAGATGCCAGCGGGGTGATCCACATCCctagcgacgacgaggacgaggacgatgtcGATATGCAATTCAACGACGATGATGCCTTTGAcgccgatgaagacgagcGAGTTGCCGCTGCGCAGGCTGCCGCCTATGCacaggaagaggaagatgctgccatggcaaagCGTCTACAGGAAGAATTATACCAGGAATCGGGGCCAGCTGGCGGAGATGTCAGGGCTCCTATCGCTCGGACGACAGAGACGCTTGTGGCGCCAGATCCATCCTGGGGAGCAGAGGAGAGCTCAGCTATTTTGGAACAACTGAGAAGGAGGCGACAGGCGCCCC TTGTCGCCAGCAGAGGCCCATTCGGTCATCGGATATGGGGAGATGATACGAGACGTGCCGCGCCTGCGGGCGATGACGATACTACATCCGCCCATGCCAGGCGCCTGGAAGATTTGTTCCGACCACCGTACGAACTGATGGCTCGACTATCATGGGATGAGGCCCGTACGCTGGGCAAGGAAGATAAGAAGTGGATCATGGTCAACCTACAAGACATGAGTGACTTTGGCTGCCAGATGCTCAACCGAGACATCTGGAAGGACAGGGCTGTGAAGGAGCTGGTCAACGAAAACTTCATTTTCCTGCAGTTTGATAAAGAATACCCCGATGCGGAGGAGTATATAACATTCTACTTCCCAAACCGGTCACACGAGAATCCAGACAACTACCCCCACGTCTCCATCGTTGATCCTCGAACTGGAGAACAGGTCAAAGTTTGGAGCGGGAAGCCCTTCCCCAACGCCAACGAGTTCCACGCCGAGGTGGCCGAATTTTTGGACAGATATAGCCTTGCAGCCAATAGCAAGAATCCAGTTGCTAGAGCCCAGGCTCGGAAACCTCAAGTTGTCGACGTCGATCGAATGACGGAagacgagatgctggagatggcgctCAAGAACAGCTTGGCTGGAGCTCAGAGTGGCGCTTCAGGATCGGGCTCGGGATCCACGCCGAGCGTTCTTGACCCTGATGCATtgaccaaggaggaggctaCAAAATCCGAAGAACAAGAGCCGCAGAGCCCATTTGCCCATATTTCTAGCGTAAACCCTCATGTTGAACCGGACAACAACCCCTCTACAACGACGCGTATCCAGTTTCGACACCCTGACGGCCGCATCATTCGGCGGTTCAACTTGCAGGACCCTGTTCGCAGGATATATGAATGGCTCAAAGCCGAGCCGCTGCCAGGCAAGGAAGGCATTGTTTTTGAGCTGAAGCAGATGCCCCAGGGACAAGATCTTATCGAGTCGCTGGATTCCACCATTGAAGAGGCAGGCCTGAAGCAAGGGACAGTCATGATTGAGTTGATTACGGACGAATAA
- a CDS encoding uncharacterized protein (EggNog:ENOG41), whose protein sequence is MALSSRASKLTSPDPSFNIILDNWHASSNPSGYVNLGVAENYLMHDSLSQHLHANLKVPTSAFTYGDFWKRGRTAIARFLSKHLHPIRPIEPDHVAVTSGCTSAVEHLAWAFADPGECILLGRPYYGAFPSDATLRTGTKLAFVDFGDDDPLGVNCVQRYEITLLEARARGEKVTGLLLCHPHNPLGRCYSRTVLIDLLKFCNKYKLHLISDEIYALSIFENKIDSDPPAEPFHSVLSIDPTGLIDPSLIHVLWGMSKDFGANGLRLGAIISQHNADLMTALGPAVLFTTISSLSEHVFANVLEDDAWVENYITENQRKLAEYYDYIANWAKKNDIVYAPGVNAGFFLWVDLGRSYLKHQDDIAANAIKPEDLDSVVMNVLLKHKVFLASGERFGSEKPGWFRIVFTHDKEYLEEGLRRIVAAVTTPESARN, encoded by the coding sequence ATGGCCCTCTCATCCCGCGCCTCCAAGCTCACAAGTCCCGATCCCTCCTTCAacatcatcctcgacaaCTGGCACGCCTCCTCCAACCCTTCCGGCTACGTCAACCTCGGCGTCGCGGAAAACTACCTCATGCACGACTCCCTCTCGCAGCACCTGCACGCCAATCTCAAAGTCCCCACCTCGGCTTTTACGTACGGCGACTTCTGGAAGCGCGGCAGAACCGCCATTGCGCGCTTCCTCTCGAAGCATCTACACCCCATACGGCCTATAGAGCCGGACCATGTCGCCGTCACCAGCGGGTGTACCTCTGCCGTCGAGCATCTGGCGTGGGCATTCGCCGATCCGGGCGAGTGTATCCTTCTCGGACGGCCGTATTACGGGGCTTTCCCGAGTGATGCGACGCTCCGGACGGGCACCAAGCTGGCATTTGTCGATTTCGGCGACGATGATCCTCTGGGAGTAAATTGTGTCCAAAGATACGAAATCACGCTCTTGGAAGCTCGAGCAAGAGGTGAAAAAGTCACCGGCCTGCTCCTCTGCCATCCGCACAACCCCCTCGGACGATGCTACTCCCGCACCGTCCTCATCGACCTGCTCAAATTCTGCAACAAGTACAAGCTCCACCTCATCAGCGACGAAATCTACGCCCTCTCCATATTCGAGAACAAGATCGACTCGGATCCGCCCGCAGAGCCCTTCCACTCCGTCCTTTCCATCGATCCCACAGGCCTGATCGACCCTTCGCTCATCCACGTCCTCTGGGGCATGTCCAAAGACTTTGGCGCAAACGGTCTCCGCCTAGGCGCAATCATCTCGCAGCACAACGCGGACTTGATGACGGCTCTAGGCCCCGCCGTCTTATTCACCACaatctcctctctctcagAGCACGTATTTGCCAATGTCCTAGAGGACGACGCCTGGGTCGAGAACTACATCACAGAGAACCAGCGCAAACTAGCAGAATACTACGACTACATCGCTAATTgggccaagaagaacgaCATTGTCTATGCGCCGGGCGTCAACGCCGGCTTCTTTCTCTGGGTCGACCTAGGAAGATCATATCTGAAACACCAGGACGATATCGCTGCCAATGCCATCAAGCCCGAGGATCTCGACAGCGTCGTTATGAATGTCTTGCTGAAACACAAAGTCTTCCTCGCATCGGGAGAACGTTTCGGGTCCGAAAAGCCAGGCTGGTTCCGTATTGTCTTTACTCATGACAAGGAATATCTAGAAGAGGGCCTCCGCCGGATCGTCGCAGCAGTGACAACCCCCGAGTCTGCGCGAAACTga